The Neodiprion virginianus isolate iyNeoVirg1 chromosome 5, iyNeoVirg1.1, whole genome shotgun sequence genome contains a region encoding:
- the LOC124305787 gene encoding protein alan shepard isoform X12: MMAVRMENAAPRKLNYKMMGTNGPRPTYGGANNGSAGNGGAGGIGVGPGGGHGLKGGAGGGPRGGGNQVQYRASGTAAWGAVPPHATTQAYPTYPRYPNAATAAAAAAAQMPGNAQQLPPTATPYTTYSPHASYGGQRVPTASSPANTNSSSSSATGSQSGTMSTSLSNNAMQGQQTEQLSKTNLYIRGLNQNTTDKDLVNMCAQYGTITSTKAILDKNTNKCKGYGFVDFESPLAADNAVKALMAKGIQAQMAKEQDPTNLYIANLPLNFKENDVESLLAQYGQVISTRILRDPNGQSKGVGFARMESKEKCEQIIQIFNGKALQGAKDPLLVKFADGGNKKKSLYKSPIWRESGDSMTLNYDASGVGQNGVATAHMLPAATLAQYGRHYGQVPGYSVPGGPWVTPYIVQTAPPHMQQVDMMPSADPSNAQYSIMPQLTTQMSTMHLGTASYIAASPHPYPYTPYPAPSIIHTMPMGDSEQTSNAASPDDSYQQYQTQQPKYDYTEGYIS, from the exons GGTACGAATGGACCGAGGCCGACCTACGGCGGCGCGAATAACGGAAGCGCGGGGAACGGGGGCGCTGGTGGTATCGGGGTCGGCCCTGGTGGCGGTCACGGACTTAAGGGCGGGGCAGGCGGCGGGCCGAGGGGGGGAGGAAACCAGGTACAGTATCGCGCGAGCGGTACGGCGGCGTGGGGCGCCGTTCCACCCCACGCGACGACACAGGCCTATCCGACTTACCCGAGATATCCGAACGCGGCGACCGCCGCCGCAGCCGCAGCCGCCCAAATGCCGGGCAACGCGCAGCAGCTACCTCCGACAGCGACACCCTACACAACCTACTCACCCCACGCGTCG tacGGAGGACAAAGAGTGCCGACTGCATCGTCGCCTGCTAACACGAACAGCAGCTCCAGCAGCGCCACGGGCAGCCAAAGCGGAACAATGAGTACCAGTCTTAGTAACAACGCTATGCAAGGACAGCAGACGGAGCAGCTCTCAAAAACGAACCTATATATCCGTGGCCTGAACCAAAATACCACAGACAAGGATCTTGTTAATATGTGTGCTCA GTATGGAACTATAACCTCTACTAAGGCGATTCTggataaaaatacaaataaatgtaAAG GTTATGGCTTTGTAGACTTTGAGTCACCGCTGGCGGCAGATAATGCTGTGAAAGCACTGATGGCCAAAGGCATCCAAGCGCAGATGGCGAAA GAGCAGGATCCCACCAATTTGTACATAGCCAACCTGCCTCTCAACTTCAAGGAAAATGACGTCGAATCTTTACTTGCTCAGTACGGCCAGGTGATTTCTACCCGTATATTACGCGATCCAAACGGTCAGAGCAAAGGTGTTGGGTTTGCAAG aATGGAGTCAAAAGAAAAGTGCGAACAAATTATTCAGATATTTAACGGTAAAGCATTGCAAGGGGCAAAGGATCCGCTGTTAGTGAAATTTGCCGATGGTGGCAACAAAAAGAAATCCTTGTACAAGAGTCCGATATGGAGGGAATCTGGTGAC AGTATGACTTTGAATTACGATGCTAGCGGAGTTGGCCAGAATGGTGTGGCGACGGCTCACATGTTGCCTGCTGCAACATTGGCTCAGTACGGTCGCCACTACGGCCAAGTTCCTGGTTACAGTGTTCCTGGAGGGCCTTGGGTCACTCCGTACATTGTGCAAACAGCACCACCGCACATGCAACAGGTTGAC ATGATGCCATCAGCGGATCCAAGCAATGCGCAGTATAGCATAATGCCCCAGCTAACGACACAAATGTCCACTATGCATTTAGGAACAGCTTCC taCATAGCAGCGAGTCCTCACCCATACCCGTATACACCGTACCCTGCACCTAGCATTATCCACACTATGCCAATGGGCGATTCTGAGCAGACGAGCAACGCGGCATCCCCGGACGACTCCTATCAACAATACCAGACTCAGCAGCCCAA ATACGACTATACCGAGGGTTACATAAGTTAG
- the LOC124305787 gene encoding protein alan shepard isoform X13: MMAVRMENAAPRKLNYKMMGTNGPRPTYGGANNGSAGNGGAGGIGVGPGGGHGLKGGAGGGPRGGGNQVQYRASGTAAWGAVPPHATTQAYPTYPRYPNAATAAAAAAAQMPGNAQQLPPTATPYTTYSPHASYGGQRVPTASSPANTNSSSSSATGSQSGTMSTSLSNNAMQGQQTEQLSKTNLYIRGLNQNTTDKDLVNMCAQYGTITSTKAILDKNTNKCYGFVDFESPLAADNAVKALMAKGIQAQMAKQQEQDPTNLYIANLPLNFKENDVESLLAQYGQVISTRILRDPNGQSKGVGFARMESKEKCEQIIQIFNGKALQGAKDPLLVKFADGGNKKKSLYKSPIWRESGDSMTLNYDASGVGQNGVATAHMLPAATLAQYGRHYGQVPGYSVPGGPWVTPYIVQTAPPHMQQVDMMPSADPSNAQYSIMPQLTTQMSTMHLGTASYIAASPHPYPYTPYPAPSIIHTMPMGDSEQTSNAASPDDSYQQYQTQQPKYDYTEGYIS; encoded by the exons GGTACGAATGGACCGAGGCCGACCTACGGCGGCGCGAATAACGGAAGCGCGGGGAACGGGGGCGCTGGTGGTATCGGGGTCGGCCCTGGTGGCGGTCACGGACTTAAGGGCGGGGCAGGCGGCGGGCCGAGGGGGGGAGGAAACCAGGTACAGTATCGCGCGAGCGGTACGGCGGCGTGGGGCGCCGTTCCACCCCACGCGACGACACAGGCCTATCCGACTTACCCGAGATATCCGAACGCGGCGACCGCCGCCGCAGCCGCAGCCGCCCAAATGCCGGGCAACGCGCAGCAGCTACCTCCGACAGCGACACCCTACACAACCTACTCACCCCACGCGTCG tacGGAGGACAAAGAGTGCCGACTGCATCGTCGCCTGCTAACACGAACAGCAGCTCCAGCAGCGCCACGGGCAGCCAAAGCGGAACAATGAGTACCAGTCTTAGTAACAACGCTATGCAAGGACAGCAGACGGAGCAGCTCTCAAAAACGAACCTATATATCCGTGGCCTGAACCAAAATACCACAGACAAGGATCTTGTTAATATGTGTGCTCA GTATGGAACTATAACCTCTACTAAGGCGATTCTggataaaaatacaaataaat GTTATGGCTTTGTAGACTTTGAGTCACCGCTGGCGGCAGATAATGCTGTGAAAGCACTGATGGCCAAAGGCATCCAAGCGCAGATGGCGAAA CAACAGGAGCAGGATCCCACCAATTTGTACATAGCCAACCTGCCTCTCAACTTCAAGGAAAATGACGTCGAATCTTTACTTGCTCAGTACGGCCAGGTGATTTCTACCCGTATATTACGCGATCCAAACGGTCAGAGCAAAGGTGTTGGGTTTGCAAG aATGGAGTCAAAAGAAAAGTGCGAACAAATTATTCAGATATTTAACGGTAAAGCATTGCAAGGGGCAAAGGATCCGCTGTTAGTGAAATTTGCCGATGGTGGCAACAAAAAGAAATCCTTGTACAAGAGTCCGATATGGAGGGAATCTGGTGAC AGTATGACTTTGAATTACGATGCTAGCGGAGTTGGCCAGAATGGTGTGGCGACGGCTCACATGTTGCCTGCTGCAACATTGGCTCAGTACGGTCGCCACTACGGCCAAGTTCCTGGTTACAGTGTTCCTGGAGGGCCTTGGGTCACTCCGTACATTGTGCAAACAGCACCACCGCACATGCAACAGGTTGAC ATGATGCCATCAGCGGATCCAAGCAATGCGCAGTATAGCATAATGCCCCAGCTAACGACACAAATGTCCACTATGCATTTAGGAACAGCTTCC taCATAGCAGCGAGTCCTCACCCATACCCGTATACACCGTACCCTGCACCTAGCATTATCCACACTATGCCAATGGGCGATTCTGAGCAGACGAGCAACGCGGCATCCCCGGACGACTCCTATCAACAATACCAGACTCAGCAGCCCAA ATACGACTATACCGAGGGTTACATAAGTTAG
- the LOC124305787 gene encoding protein alan shepard isoform X14, with the protein MMAVRMENAAPRKLNYKMMGTNGPRPTYGGANNGSAGNGGAGGIGVGPGGGHGLKGGAGGGPRGGGNQVQYRASGTAAWGAVPPHATTQAYPTYPRYPNAATAAAAAAAQMPGNAQQLPPTATPYTTYSPHASYGGQRVPTASSPANTNSSSSSATGSQSGTMSTSLSNNAMQGQQTEQLSKTNLYIRGLNQNTTDKDLVNMCAQYGTITSTKAILDKNTNKCYGFVDFESPLAADNAVKALMAKGIQAQMAKEQDPTNLYIANLPLNFKENDVESLLAQYGQVISTRILRDPNGQSKGVGFARMESKEKCEQIIQIFNGKALQGAKDPLLVKFADGGNKKKSLYKSPIWRESGDSMTLNYDASGVGQNGVATAHMLPAATLAQYGRHYGQVPGYSVPGGPWVTPYIVQTAPPHMQQVDMMPSADPSNAQYSIMPQLTTQMSTMHLGTASYIAASPHPYPYTPYPAPSIIHTMPMGDSEQTSNAASPDDSYQQYQTQQPKYDYTEGYIS; encoded by the exons GGTACGAATGGACCGAGGCCGACCTACGGCGGCGCGAATAACGGAAGCGCGGGGAACGGGGGCGCTGGTGGTATCGGGGTCGGCCCTGGTGGCGGTCACGGACTTAAGGGCGGGGCAGGCGGCGGGCCGAGGGGGGGAGGAAACCAGGTACAGTATCGCGCGAGCGGTACGGCGGCGTGGGGCGCCGTTCCACCCCACGCGACGACACAGGCCTATCCGACTTACCCGAGATATCCGAACGCGGCGACCGCCGCCGCAGCCGCAGCCGCCCAAATGCCGGGCAACGCGCAGCAGCTACCTCCGACAGCGACACCCTACACAACCTACTCACCCCACGCGTCG tacGGAGGACAAAGAGTGCCGACTGCATCGTCGCCTGCTAACACGAACAGCAGCTCCAGCAGCGCCACGGGCAGCCAAAGCGGAACAATGAGTACCAGTCTTAGTAACAACGCTATGCAAGGACAGCAGACGGAGCAGCTCTCAAAAACGAACCTATATATCCGTGGCCTGAACCAAAATACCACAGACAAGGATCTTGTTAATATGTGTGCTCA GTATGGAACTATAACCTCTACTAAGGCGATTCTggataaaaatacaaataaat GTTATGGCTTTGTAGACTTTGAGTCACCGCTGGCGGCAGATAATGCTGTGAAAGCACTGATGGCCAAAGGCATCCAAGCGCAGATGGCGAAA GAGCAGGATCCCACCAATTTGTACATAGCCAACCTGCCTCTCAACTTCAAGGAAAATGACGTCGAATCTTTACTTGCTCAGTACGGCCAGGTGATTTCTACCCGTATATTACGCGATCCAAACGGTCAGAGCAAAGGTGTTGGGTTTGCAAG aATGGAGTCAAAAGAAAAGTGCGAACAAATTATTCAGATATTTAACGGTAAAGCATTGCAAGGGGCAAAGGATCCGCTGTTAGTGAAATTTGCCGATGGTGGCAACAAAAAGAAATCCTTGTACAAGAGTCCGATATGGAGGGAATCTGGTGAC AGTATGACTTTGAATTACGATGCTAGCGGAGTTGGCCAGAATGGTGTGGCGACGGCTCACATGTTGCCTGCTGCAACATTGGCTCAGTACGGTCGCCACTACGGCCAAGTTCCTGGTTACAGTGTTCCTGGAGGGCCTTGGGTCACTCCGTACATTGTGCAAACAGCACCACCGCACATGCAACAGGTTGAC ATGATGCCATCAGCGGATCCAAGCAATGCGCAGTATAGCATAATGCCCCAGCTAACGACACAAATGTCCACTATGCATTTAGGAACAGCTTCC taCATAGCAGCGAGTCCTCACCCATACCCGTATACACCGTACCCTGCACCTAGCATTATCCACACTATGCCAATGGGCGATTCTGAGCAGACGAGCAACGCGGCATCCCCGGACGACTCCTATCAACAATACCAGACTCAGCAGCCCAA ATACGACTATACCGAGGGTTACATAAGTTAG
- the LOC124305787 gene encoding protein alan shepard isoform X6, protein MMAVRMENAAPRKLNYKMMGTNGPRPTYGGANNGSAGNGGAGGIGVGPGGGHGLKGGAGGGPRGGGNQVQYRASGTAAWGAVPPHATTQAYPTYPRYPNAATAAAAAAAQMPGNAQQLPPTATPYTTYSPHASYGGQRVPTASSPANTNSSSSSATGSQSGTMSTSLSNNAMQGQQTEQLSKTNLYIRGLNQNTTDKDLVNMCAQYGTITSTKAILDKNTNKCKGYGFVDFESPLAADNAVKALMAKGIQAQMAKVGIWLLRRLASVRWLCMQQQEQDPTNLYIANLPLNFKENDVESLLAQYGQVISTRILRDPNGQSKGVGFARMESKEKCEQIIQIFNGKALQGAKDPLLVKFADGGNKKKSLYKSPIWRESGDSMTLNYDASGVGQNGVATAHMLPAATLAQYGRHYGQVPGYSVPGGPWVTPYIVQTAPPHMQQVDMMPSADPSNAQYSIMPQLTTQMSTMHLGTASYIAASPHPYPYTPYPAPSIIHTMPMGDSEQTSNAASPDDSYQQYQTQQPK, encoded by the exons GGTACGAATGGACCGAGGCCGACCTACGGCGGCGCGAATAACGGAAGCGCGGGGAACGGGGGCGCTGGTGGTATCGGGGTCGGCCCTGGTGGCGGTCACGGACTTAAGGGCGGGGCAGGCGGCGGGCCGAGGGGGGGAGGAAACCAGGTACAGTATCGCGCGAGCGGTACGGCGGCGTGGGGCGCCGTTCCACCCCACGCGACGACACAGGCCTATCCGACTTACCCGAGATATCCGAACGCGGCGACCGCCGCCGCAGCCGCAGCCGCCCAAATGCCGGGCAACGCGCAGCAGCTACCTCCGACAGCGACACCCTACACAACCTACTCACCCCACGCGTCG tacGGAGGACAAAGAGTGCCGACTGCATCGTCGCCTGCTAACACGAACAGCAGCTCCAGCAGCGCCACGGGCAGCCAAAGCGGAACAATGAGTACCAGTCTTAGTAACAACGCTATGCAAGGACAGCAGACGGAGCAGCTCTCAAAAACGAACCTATATATCCGTGGCCTGAACCAAAATACCACAGACAAGGATCTTGTTAATATGTGTGCTCA GTATGGAACTATAACCTCTACTAAGGCGATTCTggataaaaatacaaataaatgtaAAG GTTATGGCTTTGTAGACTTTGAGTCACCGCTGGCGGCAGATAATGCTGTGAAAGCACTGATGGCCAAAGGCATCCAAGCGCAGATGGCGAAAGTGGGTATCTGGTTGCTCCGTAGACTGGCCAGTGTACGTTGGTTGTGCATGCAA CAACAGGAGCAGGATCCCACCAATTTGTACATAGCCAACCTGCCTCTCAACTTCAAGGAAAATGACGTCGAATCTTTACTTGCTCAGTACGGCCAGGTGATTTCTACCCGTATATTACGCGATCCAAACGGTCAGAGCAAAGGTGTTGGGTTTGCAAG aATGGAGTCAAAAGAAAAGTGCGAACAAATTATTCAGATATTTAACGGTAAAGCATTGCAAGGGGCAAAGGATCCGCTGTTAGTGAAATTTGCCGATGGTGGCAACAAAAAGAAATCCTTGTACAAGAGTCCGATATGGAGGGAATCTGGTGAC AGTATGACTTTGAATTACGATGCTAGCGGAGTTGGCCAGAATGGTGTGGCGACGGCTCACATGTTGCCTGCTGCAACATTGGCTCAGTACGGTCGCCACTACGGCCAAGTTCCTGGTTACAGTGTTCCTGGAGGGCCTTGGGTCACTCCGTACATTGTGCAAACAGCACCACCGCACATGCAACAGGTTGAC ATGATGCCATCAGCGGATCCAAGCAATGCGCAGTATAGCATAATGCCCCAGCTAACGACACAAATGTCCACTATGCATTTAGGAACAGCTTCC taCATAGCAGCGAGTCCTCACCCATACCCGTATACACCGTACCCTGCACCTAGCATTATCCACACTATGCCAATGGGCGATTCTGAGCAGACGAGCAACGCGGCATCCCCGGACGACTCCTATCAACAATACCAGACTCAGCAGCCCAAGTAG
- the LOC124305787 gene encoding protein alan shepard isoform X7 → MMAVRMENAAPRKLNYKMMGTNGPRPTYGGANNGSAGNGGAGGIGVGPGGGHGLKGGAGGGPRGGGNQVQYRASGTAAWGAVPPHATTQAYPTYPRYPNAATAAAAAAAQMPGNAQQLPPTATPYTTYSPHASYGGQRVPTASSPANTNSSSSSATGSQSGTMSTSLSNNAMQGQQTEQLSKTNLYIRGLNQNTTDKDLVNMCAQYGTITSTKAILDKNTNKCYGFVDFESPLAADNAVKALMAKGIQAQMAKVGIWLLRRLASQQEQDPTNLYIANLPLNFKENDVESLLAQYGQVISTRILRDPNGQSKGVGFARMESKEKCEQIIQIFNGKALQGAKDPLLVKFADGGNKKKSLYKSPIWRESGDSMTLNYDASGVGQNGVATAHMLPAATLAQYGRHYGQVPGYSVPGGPWVTPYIVQTAPPHMQQVDMMPSADPSNAQYSIMPQLTTQMSTMHLGTASYIAASPHPYPYTPYPAPSIIHTMPMGDSEQTSNAASPDDSYQQYQTQQPKYDYTEGYIS, encoded by the exons GGTACGAATGGACCGAGGCCGACCTACGGCGGCGCGAATAACGGAAGCGCGGGGAACGGGGGCGCTGGTGGTATCGGGGTCGGCCCTGGTGGCGGTCACGGACTTAAGGGCGGGGCAGGCGGCGGGCCGAGGGGGGGAGGAAACCAGGTACAGTATCGCGCGAGCGGTACGGCGGCGTGGGGCGCCGTTCCACCCCACGCGACGACACAGGCCTATCCGACTTACCCGAGATATCCGAACGCGGCGACCGCCGCCGCAGCCGCAGCCGCCCAAATGCCGGGCAACGCGCAGCAGCTACCTCCGACAGCGACACCCTACACAACCTACTCACCCCACGCGTCG tacGGAGGACAAAGAGTGCCGACTGCATCGTCGCCTGCTAACACGAACAGCAGCTCCAGCAGCGCCACGGGCAGCCAAAGCGGAACAATGAGTACCAGTCTTAGTAACAACGCTATGCAAGGACAGCAGACGGAGCAGCTCTCAAAAACGAACCTATATATCCGTGGCCTGAACCAAAATACCACAGACAAGGATCTTGTTAATATGTGTGCTCA GTATGGAACTATAACCTCTACTAAGGCGATTCTggataaaaatacaaataaat GTTATGGCTTTGTAGACTTTGAGTCACCGCTGGCGGCAGATAATGCTGTGAAAGCACTGATGGCCAAAGGCATCCAAGCGCAGATGGCGAAAGTGGGTATCTGGTTGCTCCGTAGACTGGCCAGT CAACAGGAGCAGGATCCCACCAATTTGTACATAGCCAACCTGCCTCTCAACTTCAAGGAAAATGACGTCGAATCTTTACTTGCTCAGTACGGCCAGGTGATTTCTACCCGTATATTACGCGATCCAAACGGTCAGAGCAAAGGTGTTGGGTTTGCAAG aATGGAGTCAAAAGAAAAGTGCGAACAAATTATTCAGATATTTAACGGTAAAGCATTGCAAGGGGCAAAGGATCCGCTGTTAGTGAAATTTGCCGATGGTGGCAACAAAAAGAAATCCTTGTACAAGAGTCCGATATGGAGGGAATCTGGTGAC AGTATGACTTTGAATTACGATGCTAGCGGAGTTGGCCAGAATGGTGTGGCGACGGCTCACATGTTGCCTGCTGCAACATTGGCTCAGTACGGTCGCCACTACGGCCAAGTTCCTGGTTACAGTGTTCCTGGAGGGCCTTGGGTCACTCCGTACATTGTGCAAACAGCACCACCGCACATGCAACAGGTTGAC ATGATGCCATCAGCGGATCCAAGCAATGCGCAGTATAGCATAATGCCCCAGCTAACGACACAAATGTCCACTATGCATTTAGGAACAGCTTCC taCATAGCAGCGAGTCCTCACCCATACCCGTATACACCGTACCCTGCACCTAGCATTATCCACACTATGCCAATGGGCGATTCTGAGCAGACGAGCAACGCGGCATCCCCGGACGACTCCTATCAACAATACCAGACTCAGCAGCCCAA ATACGACTATACCGAGGGTTACATAAGTTAG
- the LOC124305787 gene encoding protein alan shepard isoform X2 has product MMAVRMENAAPRKLNYKMMGTNGPRPTYGGANNGSAGNGGAGGIGVGPGGGHGLKGGAGGGPRGGGNQVQYRASGTAAWGAVPPHATTQAYPTYPRYPNAATAAAAAAAQMPGNAQQLPPTATPYTTYSPHASYGGQRVPTASSPANTNSSSSSATGSQSGTMSTSLSNNAMQGQQTEQLSKTNLYIRGLNQNTTDKDLVNMCAQYGTITSTKAILDKNTNKCKGYGFVDFESPLAADNAVKALMAKGIQAQMAKVGIWLLRRLASVRWLCMQEQDPTNLYIANLPLNFKENDVESLLAQYGQVISTRILRDPNGQSKGVGFARMESKEKCEQIIQIFNGKALQGAKDPLLVKFADGGNKKKSLYKSPIWRESGDSMTLNYDASGVGQNGVATAHMLPAATLAQYGRHYGQVPGYSVPGGPWVTPYIVQTAPPHMQQVDMMPSADPSNAQYSIMPQLTTQMSTMHLGTASYIAASPHPYPYTPYPAPSIIHTMPMGDSEQTSNAASPDDSYQQYQTQQPKYDYTEGYIS; this is encoded by the exons GGTACGAATGGACCGAGGCCGACCTACGGCGGCGCGAATAACGGAAGCGCGGGGAACGGGGGCGCTGGTGGTATCGGGGTCGGCCCTGGTGGCGGTCACGGACTTAAGGGCGGGGCAGGCGGCGGGCCGAGGGGGGGAGGAAACCAGGTACAGTATCGCGCGAGCGGTACGGCGGCGTGGGGCGCCGTTCCACCCCACGCGACGACACAGGCCTATCCGACTTACCCGAGATATCCGAACGCGGCGACCGCCGCCGCAGCCGCAGCCGCCCAAATGCCGGGCAACGCGCAGCAGCTACCTCCGACAGCGACACCCTACACAACCTACTCACCCCACGCGTCG tacGGAGGACAAAGAGTGCCGACTGCATCGTCGCCTGCTAACACGAACAGCAGCTCCAGCAGCGCCACGGGCAGCCAAAGCGGAACAATGAGTACCAGTCTTAGTAACAACGCTATGCAAGGACAGCAGACGGAGCAGCTCTCAAAAACGAACCTATATATCCGTGGCCTGAACCAAAATACCACAGACAAGGATCTTGTTAATATGTGTGCTCA GTATGGAACTATAACCTCTACTAAGGCGATTCTggataaaaatacaaataaatgtaAAG GTTATGGCTTTGTAGACTTTGAGTCACCGCTGGCGGCAGATAATGCTGTGAAAGCACTGATGGCCAAAGGCATCCAAGCGCAGATGGCGAAAGTGGGTATCTGGTTGCTCCGTAGACTGGCCAGTGTACGTTGGTTGTGCATGCAA GAGCAGGATCCCACCAATTTGTACATAGCCAACCTGCCTCTCAACTTCAAGGAAAATGACGTCGAATCTTTACTTGCTCAGTACGGCCAGGTGATTTCTACCCGTATATTACGCGATCCAAACGGTCAGAGCAAAGGTGTTGGGTTTGCAAG aATGGAGTCAAAAGAAAAGTGCGAACAAATTATTCAGATATTTAACGGTAAAGCATTGCAAGGGGCAAAGGATCCGCTGTTAGTGAAATTTGCCGATGGTGGCAACAAAAAGAAATCCTTGTACAAGAGTCCGATATGGAGGGAATCTGGTGAC AGTATGACTTTGAATTACGATGCTAGCGGAGTTGGCCAGAATGGTGTGGCGACGGCTCACATGTTGCCTGCTGCAACATTGGCTCAGTACGGTCGCCACTACGGCCAAGTTCCTGGTTACAGTGTTCCTGGAGGGCCTTGGGTCACTCCGTACATTGTGCAAACAGCACCACCGCACATGCAACAGGTTGAC ATGATGCCATCAGCGGATCCAAGCAATGCGCAGTATAGCATAATGCCCCAGCTAACGACACAAATGTCCACTATGCATTTAGGAACAGCTTCC taCATAGCAGCGAGTCCTCACCCATACCCGTATACACCGTACCCTGCACCTAGCATTATCCACACTATGCCAATGGGCGATTCTGAGCAGACGAGCAACGCGGCATCCCCGGACGACTCCTATCAACAATACCAGACTCAGCAGCCCAA ATACGACTATACCGAGGGTTACATAAGTTAG
- the LOC124305787 gene encoding protein alan shepard isoform X8, with protein MMAVRMENAAPRKLNYKMMGTNGPRPTYGGANNGSAGNGGAGGIGVGPGGGHGLKGGAGGGPRGGGNQVQYRASGTAAWGAVPPHATTQAYPTYPRYPNAATAAAAAAAQMPGNAQQLPPTATPYTTYSPHASYGGQRVPTASSPANTNSSSSSATGSQSGTMSTSLSNNAMQGQQTEQLSKTNLYIRGLNQNTTDKDLVNMCAQYGTITSTKAILDKNTNKCKGYGFVDFESPLAADNAVKALMAKGIQAQMAKVGIWLLRRLASEQDPTNLYIANLPLNFKENDVESLLAQYGQVISTRILRDPNGQSKGVGFARMESKEKCEQIIQIFNGKALQGAKDPLLVKFADGGNKKKSLYKSPIWRESGDSMTLNYDASGVGQNGVATAHMLPAATLAQYGRHYGQVPGYSVPGGPWVTPYIVQTAPPHMQQVDMMPSADPSNAQYSIMPQLTTQMSTMHLGTASYIAASPHPYPYTPYPAPSIIHTMPMGDSEQTSNAASPDDSYQQYQTQQPKYDYTEGYIS; from the exons GGTACGAATGGACCGAGGCCGACCTACGGCGGCGCGAATAACGGAAGCGCGGGGAACGGGGGCGCTGGTGGTATCGGGGTCGGCCCTGGTGGCGGTCACGGACTTAAGGGCGGGGCAGGCGGCGGGCCGAGGGGGGGAGGAAACCAGGTACAGTATCGCGCGAGCGGTACGGCGGCGTGGGGCGCCGTTCCACCCCACGCGACGACACAGGCCTATCCGACTTACCCGAGATATCCGAACGCGGCGACCGCCGCCGCAGCCGCAGCCGCCCAAATGCCGGGCAACGCGCAGCAGCTACCTCCGACAGCGACACCCTACACAACCTACTCACCCCACGCGTCG tacGGAGGACAAAGAGTGCCGACTGCATCGTCGCCTGCTAACACGAACAGCAGCTCCAGCAGCGCCACGGGCAGCCAAAGCGGAACAATGAGTACCAGTCTTAGTAACAACGCTATGCAAGGACAGCAGACGGAGCAGCTCTCAAAAACGAACCTATATATCCGTGGCCTGAACCAAAATACCACAGACAAGGATCTTGTTAATATGTGTGCTCA GTATGGAACTATAACCTCTACTAAGGCGATTCTggataaaaatacaaataaatgtaAAG GTTATGGCTTTGTAGACTTTGAGTCACCGCTGGCGGCAGATAATGCTGTGAAAGCACTGATGGCCAAAGGCATCCAAGCGCAGATGGCGAAAGTGGGTATCTGGTTGCTCCGTAGACTGGCCAGT GAGCAGGATCCCACCAATTTGTACATAGCCAACCTGCCTCTCAACTTCAAGGAAAATGACGTCGAATCTTTACTTGCTCAGTACGGCCAGGTGATTTCTACCCGTATATTACGCGATCCAAACGGTCAGAGCAAAGGTGTTGGGTTTGCAAG aATGGAGTCAAAAGAAAAGTGCGAACAAATTATTCAGATATTTAACGGTAAAGCATTGCAAGGGGCAAAGGATCCGCTGTTAGTGAAATTTGCCGATGGTGGCAACAAAAAGAAATCCTTGTACAAGAGTCCGATATGGAGGGAATCTGGTGAC AGTATGACTTTGAATTACGATGCTAGCGGAGTTGGCCAGAATGGTGTGGCGACGGCTCACATGTTGCCTGCTGCAACATTGGCTCAGTACGGTCGCCACTACGGCCAAGTTCCTGGTTACAGTGTTCCTGGAGGGCCTTGGGTCACTCCGTACATTGTGCAAACAGCACCACCGCACATGCAACAGGTTGAC ATGATGCCATCAGCGGATCCAAGCAATGCGCAGTATAGCATAATGCCCCAGCTAACGACACAAATGTCCACTATGCATTTAGGAACAGCTTCC taCATAGCAGCGAGTCCTCACCCATACCCGTATACACCGTACCCTGCACCTAGCATTATCCACACTATGCCAATGGGCGATTCTGAGCAGACGAGCAACGCGGCATCCCCGGACGACTCCTATCAACAATACCAGACTCAGCAGCCCAA ATACGACTATACCGAGGGTTACATAAGTTAG